The DNA window aatattatcaggataggctgtatacaCTTCGCAGGTGTTCGCAATCTATGGAATCTATGTGCCATATCTACATGTTTCACGTGTGAAAGCAGTAGCAGCAGTCAGTTTAGTATCTGTAGCATTATAGAATTATAAACCAATTTTTTTCCACCTGGAAGCACCAACTGGATATACAACAAGCAACTGACAGCCACAGTTGACctagagtgcacatatattccagATGATAACTAATAATACCATCCAGAGAAGAACCCTCTGTGGAAATTGGTTCTAATGCCTAACAAGAGGTTGTGGTGTACCATAACCACATCAGGTGAGCCTTAAACTATTTTTGTCTGATTTTCCATATAATTGAATTACGCTGTGGAGCTCTCGTTCTTCCATGTTTATAAGCTATAAAAGCTACTATGGCACGGATTGTAGTCAGATATAGACGTGTACAGATACAAAAGATCGTAAGTTACAGGACTGTTCTCACAATTTAGTAAGACTCAATAAAATAATGCATGGTGAAGTGACCAAGACTTGGGCCACTTTCCATACTCATCCTTGTTCTACCAGTACCTTGGATTTTTGGATATTTTATCATCAGAAGAAGTCCCCACAAAAGGGTGTTCGATGTTGTCTCCATTCCTGCTGAGAACACGCTTCTTACAAGACTTAACAGGTTCTCATTGTGGAAATAAGATTGAGCGTTTTCCGCTTCCTGGAAAATACATCAAAATACTAAATGAGTATTTTTGCACCCACAACCAGGGTTGTCATAACTCCAACATGGCACCACTGATTTTATTCACGTAACCCAGAAAAAGAAAACTCATGATGACAAAAATTACAGAAGAAAAGAATTTGCAAAAACCAAATTGTTATTAGGTGGATCAAGACTGCTCAATCCTACGTTGCTCCTAATAGCTACTTCTTCAGATGTAATTTGGACACTACTATTCAGGGTGAAGATGTGGAGACCCCAAAAACTTACTGTACCTCTTTTTGCCTGACGAGGAAAGCATCAATTATACTTCTTTGATCATTTTCATCCAAGATCTTCAGACGTTCTACAAATGTTTTTGTAATAAAGTCACAAAGTTCCTCaacatttttcacaatttttttgtggCTACCAGGGAAAAATTTGAGGAACGGGAACATGTTATAGAGCTGTTAAAATAatcaaaatagaataaaaaggtAAGGGTTAATCTCTTTCTtacattccaaaagacatacattTGCTTGCCAAGAACTTATATATAAGGCGCTGTTCTCTTTGatagaattttttgaaaaaataataaaatattgctAAATTTTTGACTACGTGCAGCCAATTCCATTAGGAGAGGGGGTTCAGTATTTTGATCTTTGACAACCATCATATCACTCGAATGACTCTTTTCTGAGATGGGCCTATGTCTGTGAAGGCATTTAAAGCTTCATCCATCAtcacttttaggctggggccccatgcatCGGAAATGCCGCTATTTgcccattttaggctaaggccccactgggaggaaacacagcgctaaagcgctgtgggaagagccGTGGCGTGAAtgtattgcggttcttcccgcagaagttttcctccacggactttttgctacaattatatctatgggaaagcctccggtgtttccgtagatataattggcatgctgcaattttcaaaactgctttaatcccatccactttgcaagtactgtagaaCGCCGCGATTTTTACTGCAGCGTTTCGGCCGCGGCCACATCGTGGtgtttccggccagtggggccccggccttacagtaCAGGTAAAGTGAATGGCATTCTAGAAAATACCATGCCCACTTTATGGTAAAAATCACGGTGCGgtacaattatacctacagaaacaccagcgtttcccccataggtataattgtaacagaaagatgGAATCTCCgcacactttttaaaaaaaaagtattgtggGAAGAACTGCTTTATTACTGTGGAACGtcccgtggggcattagccttacaCCAAAATTTATGTGTGTCCTTATttaatttgtgacttttttagtGGTTGTGCCtaacttgttaaaggggttttctggactccAACTAATGCCGGATGCACACGACCGTGTGCTACCTGGCAGCCATGAATGAATGGCATGGGTGGCTCCAAGATCACAAATGGATGTCATCCGTGTGCTGTCTGCGCATCGTGAGTGCTTCCGAAGCCGGTTTCACTCAATGaacaggagccacggaagcatggcTGTAAAATCGGACAGAGATAGGTTCCATAttttagcacactgacccattttttttctattggcccatacacatgattgtgaattacatggtctcatatacaggcccatagaaataaatgggtcggTGTGCTGTATGGTAAAAACCCGGATAGCACTGACCAGCCATACTGTCATCTACAAAGGACTTTATCCATAGACCCTTCCACTGGTACTTTATGACACCTAATGCAATATGATTTTAATAGGTCATAGTTGTACAACTAATATAATAtgtcaaattttttaaaaaaacatcctCTAAATCAATTACAACAAAATTAGTTTCTGAACTCTGGAGCCCACTAAACCAGAGAATTGTGGTTCATTTatgaatcagtgtgagagatttTGATAAATTTGTCTCAAAAATCACACTAAAAAAGGCCAAGTCTGAAAGTGACCTGAAAGATTGCCCTCATGACAAATCAGCCCCATtgtcttgaaaagttggacatcttgtgAATCATCATGAGAAaatctcttctctgttccttcaCTGACAGTCCAATTCATTGCAAATCTCCAACCTGAAAAATTATTTGCAATATATTGTAAATAAGAATAACAATATAGAAAATGACATCAATAACATTACCGAAACCATTGGAGTTCCCAAAAGTCTAAAATTCTCGTTTATCAGGCATAACAGTCTCCTAAATTGAGGATCTTCATAGTCCATCCGATGCCCAAGTAAAATGGCCACAATTATATTGGCCACAGCAGAATTTAAAAATATGGTGGAGTCAAACGGCTTCCCTAAAgggtcagaaaataaaaaaaaataaaaaattagaaaGATATAACAGAATGTTGATAGTGTATCAAAGGGGtcacttgaagatcctggaaccCAAAGCAAAATTTGTAACAGGTCCCCACACACCATGTCCATATATTTCCTTTTTAGAAGAAAATGCACAAGTTTTTCTAATCTAGGTCAATCCCGTCAAGTATCAAGTCATGGCTAGAATTAGGAtctgtgtactgtactgtagcactcaggagggccagggctggtatcacgggtaatatatcagatgtggccggatttcagaaggtccctgggtcccaaatgtgcacaaaatctcctttttgatgtccccgactacccacccccacgttgatatctgacaatgacaacagacaaccaagtctcgggggtagtcgttgctgttttactagcaggacaaagtaatacaaatgtacatatggagtaattcttcacatacaatacagcgatctttgtaggtagtgtccaattaagcaggtgatagagtttggagcaggaatgctttggatagtttaattagtagttgcttgggtagttaaatttgtatatacttgtaaagatggcctgtatccagggggttagtcctcaacaaactgggtacacgtatgtagaagggCGAATACAATTGCCAGCAGCGAGGGACCCTCggattctgccagactagctatgggcttcttaaatatagatttgtcccaaagacttacttgaatagagagatacgtgtagacgtcccagatgtatggataaccagggcCATCAacttttagtgcttgtaggcttggagcttcagaggaaaacgttctctgaggagaatcttgagtacagaggaaaagacatctctgcttgcaatgctctgagggttggctgccaatttcagctttccatgtgtctGTCTCTGCAGCCAGCTCCACACCAAAAGAGagcagacaaaaggtccccaacccccctagagggggctgtaactcctcctccaggccttgattggtcctgaaggtcacctgatcataatggacactccttcacaatgacaactcaaattacaatggcaagtataggcaggtgtagttcacaaaaacatccacaagatggcacattaatagaccccctgtgtgctggctctggtaatatagaatgaagggggaggaaactcttcaccttatatgcaaatgtccataccatctcggtctgcaaggactattaaagggaattggacgagcagtaccgggacattacagtatTGTACCTTTAAAGGATGCAAAATTATTGGATAGGTGGGCACATTCCTCAATAATTTTCTCTTCTATGGTACTTCTTCCCATGCCCAAATCCCGTAATGTGGTTAAGGTAAATCTTCTCATAGCTTTCCAATTTTCACCTTGTGAGAATGAAAttcctgaaaaaataaaattattagtaTTTTGAAGACAAATATTCTTAAAGATTGTTCCTTTCATTATATATCTATTCCCTAAATGTATATATAATGCTGCAAGTATTGTCTTATTAGTTTAATACAGGGGGACTTCTCCTCATTTAGGATAAAAAATATCTTTCTTTAGGCCaggagcagggtcggactggcccactggggaatcggtgaatcccccggtgggccccgacccccgactgttaattcctcatttacccacggcagatgcattgttcaggggcctgaacgggatcctgagcaatgcatttgcctcaacacacagcgGTCCCCATTAGGTGATGCAGAAGCTGTACATGGtgccctcccgatatatagggaaagtatatatataggaggacaccaggtaAAGCTTCAGCATTAGCTAATGGCCACTTGTAATCCCTCACTTAACTGCTGTAGCGATCACTGCTTTCTTCCCTGTCCATGCTGCCtgaacttctcccctccccttcataAACTATTGCCTCATCTCTCATATTGGAGCGTGTGGGGAAAACAGCGACAGTCTGCTCCGATGCTTCGCTTCTGACAAAGGTGAgtatattattttggtaaaatatgtatgtttaatatgtatatatgtgtgtacatttgtttaaagtatgtgtcttgtatactgtgtgagtattgtgtgcttgtatacaggtatgtgtgagtatatacagtatgctataataatgtgtatgggtgagtgtatgtatatatgtgagtatatatagcattcatagaagtatatatatgatatatatggtatatgaatgtatagaaatgtatatgtgtgagtatatatgctataataatgtatatttgaaagtatatatagtatatgtataaggcctggttcacatctgcatttggtaatccattctgggaatccgcatggggacccccctaaaCACATTAACAaaagcattagcaagtggtgtgcattgatagcacatggaccccatagaatacaatggggtccgtgtggtgtccgcggacaggaaattagattgtgaagtacttttctgtccacatgttctctgcagacaccacacggaaagcacacggatcccattataatctatggggtccgtgtgctttcactgcacaccgtttgctaaTACGTTCGGTagcctgtttgggggggggggggcatgaggactccctgaacggattactgaacgcagatgtgaaccaggcctgagtgtgtaggtacatAGTGTgcgcagtcccatccacacattgcagtaagatacacacagcggacacactgcaatttctaaaactgttgtggttttggaaattgcagcatgtcacttatatctacagacacaccggcggtttccctatagatataaaggaagcagaaagtcctcagaggaaacctctatggaGTGTCTGCAATAAGCGGTGTGGGAAAAACTCAtacgttgccgccggggtttttcctgcagcgttttttttttttttttactgtgagatgctacatggggcctttgccttagtgtccattcacatggaggaaaatggcgctgtatttggtgctgattttcagcgctgaaaaaaagccttccattaacGTCAatgcttttttctgctagcattgaaatcaatgggaggctttttttcagcgctgaaattccacaccgaattcagcgccattttcctccgtgtataTTGAGctgatcaggatgaggcccaacagcgagactcagctaaaaaccctgtggaaaaaatagcagtgaatcacaatgtatttttttcataGTGTATATtattgcgcttttgatgcattttccctgtactttgacCCGATTGTGTAGCTGAATGTAACCAGCCATGTTTTTTGAAGCGCACACATTTAAGAGGTTGCGGCTGTTCTACATCctattttttcctgcaacgtgtggatgaggtaaatttttttcactttgctgattctgtaaaacacatttttttatgtagtagccaaagacgacgtgtttatgcaatgtggggtttcaggtatttataaaatatataaaataaaataatgaaataaaatatataaaaaagtttaaccctgcacaacccctttaatatgtcccacacagtttaacatcccccttccgcataggatgttaccccatcactgctcccacacaatataatgaccccatcactgttccccatacattagggggaccagtgaagaggccactgtatgatggagagcagtgaagtggccactgtatgatggggagcagtaaagaggccactgtatgatggggagcagtgaagagaccgcTGTATGATTGGGAGTAGTGAAGAGGCcgctgtatgatggggagcagtgaagaggccactgtatgatggggagcagtgaagagaccgctgtatgatggggagcagtgaagaggccactgtatgatggggagcagtgaagaggccactgtatgattgggagtagtgaagaggccgctgtatgatggggagcagtgaagaggccactgtatgatggggagcagtgaagaggccactgtatgatggggagcagtgaagaggccactgtatgatggggagcagtgaagaggccactgtatgatggggagcagtgaagtggccactgtatgatgcggagcaatgaagaggccactgtatgatggggagtagtgaagaggtcactgtatgatggggagtaGTGAAGtgaccactgtatgatggggagcagtgaataGACCACTGTATgatggagagcagtgaagagaccactgtatgatggggagcagtgaataggccactgtatgatggggagcagtgaagaggccactgtatgatggggagcagtgaagaggccactgtatgatgaggagcagtgaagaggccactgtatgatggggagcagtgaagaggacACTGTATGAtagggagcagtgaagagaccactgtatgatggggaccagtgaagaggccactgtatgatggggaccagtgaagaggccactgtatgatggggagcagtgaagaggccactgtatgatggagagaagtgaagtggccactgtatgatggggagcagtgaagaggacactgtatgatggggagcagtgaagaggccactgtatgatggggaacagtgaagaggccactgtatgatggggagcagtgaagtggccactgtatgatgcggagcaatgaagaggccactgtatgatggggagtagtgaagtggccactgtatgatggggagcagtgaataGACCACTGTATgatggagagcagtgaagaggccactgtatgatggggagcagttaagaggccactgtatgatggggagcagtgaagaggccactgtatgatggggagcagtgaagaggtcactgtatgatggggagcagtgaagaggccatacaagatttggctcagaaaaccccttaaaagaggtcgtctataaacaggagttatcactgtagcggccaccagagaggtgtaaaaaaaaaagtatactgacctgtcccagcaccccgttgtccctgcctgtgtctgttcagtctcatggcggcaactcatttctggaaatcctgtacctaattggtctcagcgatcacaggactcccagcaaggaggcgccagcacaagactgaacggacactggcggcggacaccGGAGACAGGTGAGCatgcttttttatttgttatttattttacacacacaccccccccggcacatgagttgctccaattcctggacaaccaccttaaaggatttatccatgtttctaatattaatgctctgtccttaggataggccatcaatattacatatgcgatgatacaacagccaggacctctgcagatcagctcttccagggaCAGCATGGCTacaagtaatggtaacatttctaggagccgcactgttcacttgccatacaaggtgtagcagtaggtttatggtatagtgtgtgagcagcatggctccggacatgttattacctttagccgtcgtgtctcggtaccgctgatctgcatggtcctggcggtgggcggctagaaacaattccactggtgggccctagacaccccagtccgaccctggccagGAGGGTacttaaaaatgtaaatataataataatttatataccATGATGTGTTTGCAGCCCATCCTCAGTCAATGACCTGGAGCCAAGGACGTTATGGAGAGAGATTGATGACACTGATAACTGCGGAGCAGACCAGAGGCCATGTTGGAGCCCAGGAAAGTATTAGGTATTTTTACACACCTGGCCTCTAATTACTAGAGTTtggggtctatggagactgcagaGTAAAATAATCATTCTTGAGTGTTAACATCCAAAAAGGTTTTTGAAAATATTTGTTAAAAACCAAGGTTATTTCTGTAGAATCCTTCTACACTGGTTTATATACACTTGTATGGGGCGTGAGAATGAAAAAATCTTGAAGACATAATGTAGGTAGAATACGGGTCATCCATGTGTAAGGGTGTGAGTTAGTAAGcagtcagtaactaactttggtcagtaggtggcagccaaTTGCTACATGCCCAGAgtgaattaatgcaattaattattGTGAATGTAAATATTTTTCTAGGATGCAAAGTCTGATTAGaggtaattactgggacattttggactcctacaagcctggcagggtgctgggattgcagttttgatgccttgcactggagatagtcatctgCATCATCCCTTACCAAGAAACAGCAAGAGAGTTCTGTGTGATGAAGGGTCCTGTGCTGcaggtgatgtgctgaggggagtggagacctgaactgtgctggatggaagaactgccatgctggctgtggactgagtctggagacacatagtttgtggtgctacttttgggactgagtctggaaacctctgaagctcagaagcagtggcgtaactaggaatgacggggccccgtggcgaacttttgacatggggcccccccaactgacgccaaagacctcgatcggccccctcctctgcactctattatgtcccttaggggcccctgcacacagtattatcccccatagtggcccctgctcacactattatgtcccttactggcccttgaacacagtattttgtcccttactggcccctgcacacagtattatgtcccatagtggcccctgcacacagtattatgtcccatagtggcccctgcacacagtattatgtcccatagtggcccctgcacacagtattatcccccatagtggcccctgcacacactattatgtcccttactggcccctgcacgcagtattttgtcccttactggcccctgcacacagtattatgtcccatagtggcccctgcacacagtattatgccccatagtgacccctgcacacagtattatgtcccatagtggcccctgcacacagtattaccccccatagtggcccctgcacacaatattatcccccatagtggccctgcacacagtattatgtcctatagtggcccctgcacacagtattatgtcccttactggcccctgcacacagtattatgtcccatagtggcccctgcacacagtattaccccccatagtggcccctgcacacaatattatcccccatagtggccctgcacacagtattatgtcctatagtggcccctgcacacagtattttgtcccttactggcccctgcacacagtattatgtcccatagtggcccctgcacacagtattatgtcccatagtggcccctgcaaacagtattatgtcccatattggcccctgcacacagtattatcccccatagtgtcccctgcacacagtattatcccccatagtggtccctgcacacagtattatgtcccttactggcccctgcacacaatattatgctgcatagtggcccctgcacacagtattattccccatagtggcccttgcacacagtattaccccccatagtggcccctgcacacagtattatcccccatagtggcccctgcacacagtattatcccccatagtggacacccataaacaattattatactctggggtcttttcagaccccagagtctaataatcggagacccggggggataaaaacataaaaagttactgtttcttacctgtccccggctcctacgctgtcttctccgctatcttctgaaatgacgtcagacgtcacatgacccgggacgcaggccgggttcatgtgacatcctctTTCAAATGTACTATTTAGTGTGACATTAGATACTTAAACCCAACAACTGTATAACACATATGGACATGTCCTAAGTCTCCCATGATCTACACAGGGGATAAGATGCCTCCAACAGGAGCAAAgaaactggttatacctctagctatacagtccataatcctactggttataccactATCTATATCACTGAGCATTCTATTGGTTACATCTCTAGCTATACAGAAAATCATGCTACTGGTTATACCACAAGCTATACTGCCCAACACCTTACTAGCTATACCTCTAGCTCAATAgccaagcatcctactggttacatATTTCGGTATACAGCCGAACATCCCACTGGTTATACCACTATCTATACCAACGAGCATCGTATTGGTTACATCTCTAGCCATACAGCAAATCATGCTACTGGTTATACCACAAGCTATACTGCCCAACACCCTACTAGCTATACCTCTAGCTCAATAGCCAAGCATCCTAATGGTTACATATTTCGgtatacagccgagcatcctactggttatgccTCTCTCTATACAACCAGGTATCTACTTACCTTCCCAGTTATCTGGCTGCATTGACCACTTACTATGAAGGTGTCTGATAACAGGACCCCAGATCCTTCTCTACTGAAGTCCTGGATAACACAGAACTGCCCCTACAATACTCAGATAAAGAGTTCCTCCTCACTAAGTGCATTGTTATACATTTGGAAACACTGAACGACAGTTTTCATTTTTTGTGACCATTTATCCAGTGGAGCGAAATCTTTTTCCATGTTATGCTGAGGTCACAAAGCGTTTTTGGGGCCTAATCCGCGGCATTCAGCTCTGGATTAAGTGAAtgtgcctagttgggagggagtcgcACGCCGCGAACGCCGATTCAGCCgcagatagggcagcttgcttttttttttccacgagcaggaaaaatccactagcagaaaaaagaagtgaatggctcccattgaagtcaatgggaggaattttttggagccagattttgaggcggattcaaagtcaaaatccggaccaaaaaactcccatCACTACAAATCCCTACAGGAGTTTCAACCAATTTCAAACACATTTGTGTCCCTAGCGAACAGCCAGACCTTACCTACCAAAcctgactgttataccccaaaccacctgccccacgccaccccaccttcccatatagcggtcaccaactgagaggaagttgagactccatggactgttataccccaaatcagccaccccccacACCCCctatactctccccctcgactccaactcccccccacacacacacactttactagctttggcaatgccaaatacccattcggacgtgccaataaagtcgatttgatttgatttgaaaccTTCTCCTATGTTACCTGTAAGGCTAGATTGGAATCCAGGTAGGTAAGACCCACTATACCATCTTCAGCAAACAATTTTTAAACATAttcaaaaaaaaatctttaagatTAGTTAATCTTATCTGACTACCAAGGTCACACTAACTGGTCTGTAGTTCTCAAAGGTGTTCCAGCATGTTTGAGATCGAAGAAATAGATGTTAGCTGAAAAATCGTTCCAGCTATAGTATTTCAGTGTATGGTGACCTTTAGCCGATTGCCAATTTGCGTACGACAGTGTCAAGATAGGGTGGCAGATACTTAAAACATATTGTGAGCACCAGTGGGGGCCAATGTATAAACCATAAAATTCATTATGCACGAGGAGCCAAATATTAAGAACCACCCATTACCCACTACATCATACCTGGCATTGATGGCGTTGAGCCTTGTGTGTCCTAACAAATTTTATACTCCATGTTCAATGCTACTAATAATGAATAAAAGACTCACCTACTCCCTTGTCCATATCATGAAATATTTTAAGCACTCCTCTTTCTCCAAACTCTTCTGCATTATTGACTAGAGCGTCTTTCACAGTCTCATATCCGGTTAAGACCACCATTTTTTTCATACCCATCTGGACGCGAAACACCGGGCCATATTTCTTTGCAAACTTAAATagaataattaaaaaatacattatGCTATAAATtactaagaattagagatgagcgaacagtaaaatgtttgaggttcgatattcgtttcgagtagcccctcaatatttgactactcgaatcgaatatcgagccctgttatagtctatggggggaaattgcttgtttcaggggtaggcaacgttcgatcaaattgtatttaccaagtccacgagtgagggtcgggctggatcctccgtgcagtcttctccgtgcagcgtccccgcggcgtcttctggctcttcattcactctgacaggcatcgggcctgggcagagccgactacgcatgcccgcactacaagcggacatgcgcattcggctctgcccaggcccgatgcctggcagagtgaacgaagggccggaagacgccgcggggacgctgcacggagaagacttctaaaggtaggagaagattgtatagcattcagccaatcaatgctggttctgcatcaaacttttacattcgaatagtgagtggtactcgatcgagtacgagtatttagaatgtGTCCTAATATATGCCCCATACCATACATCGCT is part of the Leptodactylus fuscus isolate aLepFus1 chromosome 3, aLepFus1.hap2, whole genome shotgun sequence genome and encodes:
- the LOC142198320 gene encoding cytochrome P450 2K1-like, producing the protein MDFQFSLASYFVLVLTVLYILNVLKGWDKNHVKNLPPGPRRLPFIGNLHLMDLKRPHLTYLEFAKKYGPVFRVQMGMKKMVVLTGYETVKDALVNNAEEFGERGVLKIFHDMDKGVGISFSQGENWKAMRRFTLTTLRDLGMGRSTIEEKIIEECAHLSNNFASFKGKPFDSTIFLNSAVANIIVAILLGHRMDYEDPQFRRLLCLINENFRLLGTPMVSLYNMFPFLKFFPGSHKKIVKNVEELCDFITKTFVERLKILDENDQRSIIDAFLVRQKEEAENAQSYFHNENLLSLVRSVFSAGMETTSNTLLWGLLLMIKYPKIQEKVQEEISAVIGSAQPMYSHRGQMPFTNAVIHEIQRFADIVPLNLGHETTKDVTFKGYLIPKGTFIIPVLTSVLKDKTQFEKPEEFYPNHFLDSKGNFIKRDAFMPFSVGRRACVGEKLARMELFIFFTNLLQKFTFCLPSGVNELDMTPVIRITTSPKPHKICAVPRY